The following coding sequences lie in one Osmerus mordax isolate fOsmMor3 chromosome 13, fOsmMor3.pri, whole genome shotgun sequence genomic window:
- the LOC136955451 gene encoding forkhead box protein B1-like has product MPRPGRNTYSDQKPPYSYISLTAMAIQSCPEKMLPLSEIYKFIMDRFPYYRENTQRWQNSLRHNLSFNDCFIKIPRRPDQPGKGSFWALHPSCGDMFENGSFLRRRKRFKLMMTSDHLAPNKPSDAAHYLQQQAKLRLSALAASGTHLPQMSGYNIGVPHQTSTFKHPFAIENIIAREYKMPGGLAFSTMQSMSAGYPLHNQLTTAWPHMYSTSVMDTAAPISMASDYSPYGMPLKSFCHGGQTLPAIPVPIKPTMASVPGLSALPAHIPAFLANSPQSLSPTSPQTATSQSSPATPSETLTNPSSALQSVVAVH; this is encoded by the coding sequence ATGCCTCGACCAGGGAGAAACACGTACAGTGACCAGAAACCACCGTACTCCTACATCTCCCTTACCGCTATGGCGATACAGAGTTGCCCAGAGAAGATGCTCCCTCTTAGTGAGATTTATAAATTCATCATGGACAGATTTCCATACTACAGAGAGAATACGCAACGGTGGCAGAACTCATTGCGACACAACTTGTCGTTTAACGACTGTTTCATCAAAATTCCAAGGCGACCGGACCAACCTGGCAAAGGGAGTTTCTGGGCTCTCCACCCTAGTTGCGGGGACATGTTCGAGAATGGAAGTTTCTTGAGACGCCGTAAACGCTTCAAGTTAATGATGACATCAGACCACTTAGCACCTAACAAACCGTCGGATGCTGCCCATTACCTGCAACAACAAGCTAAACTTAGACTGAGCGCTCTGGCAGCTTCTGGGACTCATCTTCCACAGATGTCAGGTTACAACATTGGAGTCCCACACCAGACGTCCACTTTCAAGCACCCATTTGCTATCGAAAACATAATTGCCAGAGAGTACAAAATGCCCGGGGGACTTGCCTTTTCCACTATGCAGTCCATGTCTGCTGGCTATCCCCTGCATAACCAACTGACCACAGCCTGGCCCCACATGTACAGCACTAGCGTGATGGACACGGCAGCCCCCATCTCAATGGCCAGTGATTACTCTCCGTACGGGATGCCACTCAAGTCTTTTTGCCACGGTGGACAGACTTTACCTGCCATTCCGGTGCCAATAAAGCCTACCATGGCCTCAGTGCCGGGTCTGTCAGCGCTGCCAGCTCACATTCCAGCTTTCCTTGCGAACTCGCCGCAATCTTTAAGTCCTACATCCCCCCAAACAGCTACTAGCCAAAGCAGCCCTGCCACTCCAAGCGAAACTCTCACAAATCCATCCTCGGCATTGCAGTCAGTGGTTGCAGTCCACTGA